In Streptomyces capitiformicae, one genomic interval encodes:
- a CDS encoding UBP-type zinc finger domain-containing protein, producing the protein MKQCMHADALPHPEPAPLSETCPECLAVGAHPVQLRICLECGHVGCCDTSPLRHATEHHKESGHPIMRTFEAGESWRWCFVDHVLV; encoded by the coding sequence ATGAAACAGTGCATGCACGCGGACGCGCTGCCGCACCCCGAGCCGGCTCCGCTCAGCGAGACCTGCCCGGAGTGCCTGGCCGTCGGCGCCCACCCGGTGCAGTTGCGGATATGCCTGGAGTGCGGGCACGTGGGCTGCTGCGACACCTCGCCGCTGCGGCACGCGACCGAGCACCACAAGGAGAGCGGCCATCCCATCATGCGTACCTTCGAAGCGGGCGAGAGCTGGCGCTGGTGCTTCGTCGACCATGTCCTCGTATGA
- a CDS encoding ATP-binding protein, translating to MSQIAGEPGTQDFVEVRLPAAGAYLSVLRTATAGLAARLDFTLDEIEDLRIAVDEACAILLQQAVPGSVLSCVFRLVDDSLEVTVSAPTTDGHAPSRDTFAWTVLSALAGKVSSAVADDKTVSISLYKQRGAGPGPA from the coding sequence GTGTCCCAGATCGCAGGCGAGCCCGGGACCCAGGACTTCGTGGAAGTCCGGCTGCCGGCCGCGGGTGCCTACCTGTCGGTGCTGCGTACGGCGACGGCCGGCCTCGCGGCCCGTTTGGACTTCACCCTCGACGAGATCGAGGACCTGCGCATCGCGGTCGACGAGGCCTGCGCGATCCTGCTCCAGCAGGCCGTGCCGGGCTCGGTGCTCAGCTGTGTCTTCCGCCTGGTCGACGATTCGCTGGAGGTCACGGTCTCGGCCCCGACCACGGACGGCCACGCCCCCTCGCGCGACACGTTCGCCTGGACCGTGCTGTCGGCCCTGGCGGGCAAGGTCTCCTCCGCGGTCGCCGACGACAAAACCGTTTCGATCAGCCTCTACAAACAGCGCGGCGCGGGACCCGGGCCGGCGTGA
- a CDS encoding Na+/H+ antiporter — protein sequence MHFLPVLLLVAGSATIAGVARRTPVPAPLLLVAVGLVVSYLPGVPHYELDPEIVLPLILPPLLYTAATDSSYLDLRAQLRPVALLSVGYVLFATLAVGWAAYLIVPGLPLTAALVLGAVVAPPDAVAATAVARRVGLPSRITTILQGESLVNDATAITAYRVALAATIGEGASWAGGIIEFLVAAVGGVAVGLLLMMPIHWLRTHLTEALLQNTLSLLIPFVAYGLAEWVHASGVLAVVVVGLYLGHRNWQVDFATRLQEEAVWKMVAFLLESAVFALIGLQLPVVLEGLGEYEGARATWYAVALFVVVVASRFVWVYPATFLPRMLSARIREREDNPTWKGPFIIGWAGMRGVVSLAIAFSIPLTVHGGEEFPGRNLILFLTFTTVIGTLVIQGLTLPPLIRLLKLPGHDAQAETLAEANAQAQASRVAEARLDELLTDERNTLPPPLADRLRAVLERRRNAVWERLGSVNPVTGETDDDIYRRLAREMIGAEREVFVKLRDGRHIDDEMLRTLLRRLDLEEAAAYRETS from the coding sequence ATGCACTTTTTGCCCGTGCTGTTGCTGGTCGCGGGGAGCGCGACGATCGCCGGCGTCGCCCGGCGTACGCCGGTGCCCGCCCCGCTGCTGCTGGTCGCGGTGGGCCTGGTGGTGTCGTACCTGCCCGGAGTGCCGCACTACGAGCTCGACCCCGAGATCGTCCTGCCGTTGATCCTTCCGCCGCTGCTGTACACGGCGGCCACCGACAGCTCGTACCTCGATCTGCGGGCCCAACTGCGGCCCGTGGCGCTGCTGTCGGTCGGCTACGTGCTCTTCGCGACACTGGCCGTCGGCTGGGCCGCGTACCTGATCGTGCCGGGGCTGCCGCTGACCGCCGCGCTGGTGCTGGGCGCGGTGGTGGCGCCGCCGGACGCCGTGGCGGCGACGGCGGTCGCACGGCGGGTGGGGCTGCCGTCGCGGATCACCACGATCCTGCAGGGCGAGTCCCTGGTGAACGACGCGACCGCGATCACCGCGTACCGGGTGGCCCTGGCCGCCACGATCGGCGAGGGCGCGAGCTGGGCCGGCGGGATCATCGAGTTCCTGGTGGCGGCGGTCGGCGGCGTCGCGGTCGGGCTGCTGCTGATGATGCCGATCCACTGGCTGCGCACGCACCTGACGGAAGCGCTCCTGCAGAACACGCTCTCCCTGCTGATCCCCTTCGTCGCCTATGGGCTCGCCGAGTGGGTCCACGCCTCCGGAGTGCTCGCCGTGGTCGTCGTCGGCCTGTACCTCGGCCACCGCAACTGGCAGGTCGACTTCGCGACCCGGCTCCAGGAGGAGGCCGTCTGGAAGATGGTCGCCTTCCTGCTGGAATCCGCGGTCTTCGCGCTCATCGGACTCCAGCTGCCGGTCGTCCTGGAAGGGCTGGGCGAGTACGAGGGGGCGCGTGCCACCTGGTACGCCGTGGCCCTCTTCGTCGTGGTCGTCGCGTCCCGGTTCGTGTGGGTGTATCCGGCGACCTTCCTGCCACGGATGCTGTCCGCCCGGATCCGGGAGCGCGAGGACAACCCCACCTGGAAGGGGCCGTTCATCATCGGCTGGGCCGGGATGCGCGGGGTCGTCTCGCTGGCCATCGCGTTCTCGATCCCGCTCACGGTGCACGGCGGGGAGGAGTTCCCCGGCCGGAACCTGATTCTCTTCCTGACCTTCACGACGGTCATCGGCACCCTGGTCATCCAGGGGCTGACCCTGCCGCCGCTGATCCGGCTGCTGAAGCTGCCGGGGCACGACGCCCAGGCCGAGACCCTCGCCGAGGCCAATGCCCAGGCCCAGGCGTCAAGGGTCGCCGAGGCGCGCCTCGACGAACTGTTGACGGACGAGCGCAACACGCTGCCGCCGCCCCTGGCCGACCGGCTGCGCGCGGTCCTGGAGCGGCGCCGCAACGCCGTGTGGGAGCGGCTGGGCTCGGTGAACCCGGTCACCGGGGAGACCGACGACGACATCTACAGGCGACTCGCCCGGGAGATGATCGGCGCCGAGCGGGAGGTGTTCGTCAAGCTGCGGGACGGGCGCCACATCGACGACGAGATGCTGCGGACGCTGCTGCGCAGACTGGACCTGGAGGAGGCGGCGGCCTACCGGGAGACCTCTTAG
- a CDS encoding RNA polymerase sigma factor SigF, translating to MRNGDGPVRDEESGTRELPAEGGGLPWPSEAESPGDVGPSGPVHLADGVDGIPEQARPHPEDDSSAAAGPSRWAEPADEDCEVLSDGQRDPEGAVRRTGASPAQSRAGGTVTAGGTMSEHERHDEPDAQSVRSTQHAPQDRSGARALFVELRSLKEGSAEYAELRNRLVRMHLPLVEHLARRFRNRGEPLDDLTQVATIGLIKSVDRFDPDRGVEFSTYATPTVVGEIKRHFRDKGWAVRVPRRLQELRLALTTATAELSQQHGRSPTVHELAEKLAISEEEVLEGLESANAYSTLSLDVPDTDDESPAVADTLGAEDEALEGVEYRESLKPLLEDLPPREKRILLLRFFGNMTQSQIAQEVGISQMHVSRLLARTLAQLREKLLVEE from the coding sequence GTGAGGAACGGGGACGGGCCGGTGCGCGACGAAGAAAGCGGCACACGGGAACTTCCCGCCGAGGGCGGGGGGCTCCCCTGGCCGAGCGAGGCCGAGAGCCCGGGCGACGTCGGCCCGAGCGGGCCGGTGCACCTGGCGGACGGCGTCGACGGCATCCCGGAGCAGGCCCGGCCGCACCCGGAGGACGACTCCTCGGCGGCGGCCGGACCGTCGCGGTGGGCGGAGCCGGCCGACGAGGACTGCGAGGTGCTCTCCGACGGGCAGCGGGATCCGGAGGGTGCCGTACGGCGGACTGGGGCCTCCCCCGCACAGTCGAGAGCTGGGGGAACGGTGACGGCGGGCGGGACTATGAGCGAGCACGAGCGACACGACGAGCCGGACGCGCAGAGCGTGCGCAGCACGCAGCACGCCCCTCAGGACCGCAGCGGGGCGCGAGCCCTGTTCGTAGAGCTGCGTTCCCTGAAGGAGGGCAGTGCGGAGTACGCGGAGCTGCGCAACCGGCTGGTCCGGATGCATCTGCCGCTCGTGGAGCACCTCGCGCGCCGCTTCCGCAACCGCGGTGAGCCGCTGGACGACCTGACGCAGGTCGCCACCATCGGTCTGATCAAGTCGGTCGACCGCTTCGACCCTGACCGCGGCGTGGAGTTCTCCACATACGCGACCCCGACGGTCGTCGGCGAGATCAAGCGGCACTTCCGTGACAAGGGCTGGGCGGTGCGCGTGCCGCGCCGGCTGCAGGAGCTGCGCCTCGCGCTGACCACGGCCACGGCCGAGCTCTCCCAGCAGCACGGCCGCTCCCCGACGGTGCACGAGCTGGCCGAGAAGCTGGCCATCTCGGAGGAGGAGGTCCTGGAGGGCCTGGAGTCCGCCAACGCGTACTCCACGCTGTCCCTGGACGTCCCCGACACCGACGACGAGTCCCCGGCCGTCGCCGACACCCTGGGCGCCGAGGACGAGGCCCTGGAGGGCGTCGAGTACCGGGAATCCTTGAAGCCGCTGCTCGAAGACCTTCCGCCGCGCGAGAAGCGGATCCTGCTGCTGCGCTTCTTCGGCAACATGACCCAGTCGCAGATCGCGCAGGAGGTG